The DNA window agcaagggagtGCTGAAGGGGCTTAAGGAGGGTGGTCTGAGGAGGCATCTCTGAGGTAATTTTAGTGCAGACATGGGTGACAGAGTGAATTGTGGATGGTGGAAAGAAGGTGTACTAGGTGGGAGCCCCAAGATGGGGTCACTCTCCCTGCCTGCTTGAGGCTAGAGGGACAGGAGGCCAGCAAAAGGGGAGAAAGGCCACCAGTCTTGAACATCCAGCAGGCTGCTGTAAGAGGTTCGTCCTCTTCTCATACAGGCGTGACTGCTACCTAGGCTGCCCCCACCCCTTATCCTCCTAGGGTGTGCAGTGCTGGGTTCAGGCCTAGGGTTGGTGTGATGGACAGGCACTCCATCatcagctgagctacatctcagCCCAGGGTGTGCGGTGCTGGGTTCAGGCCTGGGGTTGGTGTGTGATGGACAGGCACTCCatcagctgagccacatctcagcgcagtgtgtgcagtgctgggtTCAGGCCTGGGTTGGTGTGTGATGGACAGGCACTCCatcagctgagccacatctcagcgcagtgtgtgcagtgctgggtTCAGGCCTGGGTTGGTGTGTGATGGACAGGCGCTCACTCCatcagctgagccacatctcagCCCTACTTTTAAATACTTGATAACAGggcatagaaggaaaaaaataacctggAGTTAGATTTTGGTTAAATGCAAGGTGTTTCAGGCACAGTGCAGCAAGCATGGGTAGCAAAGGAGAGTCTTCAGGAGCTGTAGTTTTGGGGTCCTTTATTTATAGATTGTGGAATCCTAAGAGGGGGTGAGGGCTTCCAGAGAGAGGGGGGTAGATAGAAagagcagttctttttttttttttttttttggtttttcgagacagggtttctctgtggctttggagtctgtcctggaactagctcttgtagaccaggctggcctcgaactcacagagatccgcctgcctctgcctcccgagtgctgggattaaaggcgtgtgccaccaccgcccggcgaaagaGCAGTTCTTGACTGTGCTCTAACTCAACCTCCAGGTTTAGAAGGATCCAGCCCAGAGGCTGAGATGTGACAGGAAGGAGCGGCAGCCTCCTGAAGCTAGGAAGATGTGCCTAAGGAAAATCTGAGCAGCAAGGGCTGGGGACGACAGGTGACCGAGGGAAGAACAGGTTGAGGGGCTGTCACTTTTTGTGTGTGCTGCTGAAAACCTGGAGGATGCCACAGGAGGTCAGAGGCCGTGGCACAGGGCAGCATGTGTGGGGGGATCCTAAGTTCCTCAGCCTTGTGTTGCTGCTGTTTTAGCCTGGATCTTTGTGGGGTTCATCCTGTGCACTGTAGGGTGTGGAGAAGCACCTCTGTCCCCTGCACTTGGTAGACAAGCAACAGTGAGTGTCTCCAGGCATCGCAGGCTGCCCCCTGAGTGGGAAGAGCACTCGTGGAGCACGAGATGTGTTCTGacaccttttctcttcccagtcaCTGTGGTGAATGATGGTGCAAGGTCACCTTTGAGGAGCAGGGACCAGATAGTGCAGTGTGAGCTGAGAGCATGGGCAGTGTCCagaatgtgcacatgagtgtaggaACAGTGAAACAGGCAGGCCAAAGCCGGGGTGTACCTGGGAGTGAGTGCACGGAGGCCAGGTGACACCGGAAGTGATGGCGTGATGGGAGGAGGTCACAGTAGTGATGGCGACATGGAAGATTTTGGGGACCCAagacagaggggaggggcagtgggAGGGAGAGGTTCTGGTCACTGAGTTAAACTGTTTAGGGTGTGATGGGGGAACAACTGTTGAGGTGGGAAAAGGTAGGGGCAAGTCTTCAAACCAGAGCAGGAAGCAAAGCCAGAGGCTTCGAAGGCACTGCCGTCCAGGGAACAAGTGTCCTGAAGGCCGTGCTCTATCTGCAGCCCACCATCCCCGGTACTCCATTATTTCTCATAGTCTGTGTGTGATACTGTGTGTTAAGCCTAGGCTGTTGGAAGCTCTAACCCTAAGGAAGAACCCCTACAGTGTGGGTGACATAGGGAGGCAGGCTGCCCCGTTCCTTGGAGAGGTGATGAGGGCCAGTGCTAGCCCACTCTGATCAGAATCCTCCCACCAGGTGTGATGGCCAGCTCCCACGTGGACATGGCACCAGCTTCCACCACCGAGGGAACCGAGGAAAAGCCAGGCCCCACTGCCCCAGCACCCACCCCCGCTGCTCAGTATGAGTGCGGGGAGTGCGGTAAGTCCTTCCGGTGGTCATCTCGGCTCCTGCACCATCAGCGCACGCACACGGGCGAACGGCCTTATAAGTGCCCGGACTGCCCCAAAGCCTTCAAGGGTTCCTCAGCCCTCCTCTACCACCAGCGGGGCCACACAGGCGAGCGGCCGTATCAGTGCCCAGACTGTCCCAAAGCCTTCAAGCGCTCCTCCCTGCTGCAAATCCACCGCAGTGTTCACACGGGCCTGCGAGCCTTCACCTGTGGCCAGTGTGGCCTGGCCTTCAAGTGGTCATCCCACTACCAGTACCACCTGCGACAGCATACTGGCGAGCGGCCCTACCCATGCCCAGACTGCCCCAAGGCTTTCAAGAACTCGTCCAGCTTGCGGCGCCACCGGCATGTGCACACCGGGGAACGCCCTTACACCTGTGGCATTTGCGGCAAAAGCTTCACACAGAGTACCAATCTGCGCCAGCACCAGCGGGTACACACAGGGGAGCGTCCATTTCGCTGTCAGCTCTGCCCCAAGACCTTCACACACTCCTCCAACTTGCTGCTGCACCACCGCACCCACAGCCCCGCCCCTggctccatccccacccctgctgGCGAGACCAGCAGAGCCAGCACCAAGGTCCTGGTCTCTGATGCCTACCTGCAGCCCCGCAGCCCACCTGCACCCCAAGCCccgccccctccacccccacccgtGGTGCCTGAGCTCTTTCTGGCTGCTGCGGAGACCACCGTGGAGCTGGTGTACCGCTGCGATGGCTGTGAGCAGGGCTTCAGCAGCGAGGAGATGCTCTTGGAGCACCAGCCCTGTCCGGGTCCCGCCGTGGCCGCCCAGCCCCAGGATGCGCCTGCTGAAATGCCCCAGGCCGACCCCCCTCTGCCACAGTCCCCGCCTGCCACTGCAGGGTCCCCGAACTTTGCTTGCCTTCCTTGCGGGAAGTCCTTCCGGACCGTGGCTGGCCTGTCCCGCCACCAGCACAGCCATGGCGCAGCCAGTGGGCAGGCCTTTCGCTGCGGCAGCTGTGATGGCGCCTTCCCACAGCTGGCCAGCCTTTTGGCTCACCAGCAGTGCCATGTGGAGGAGGCGGCCGCTGGACGCCCGCCCCCTCAGGCTGAGGCTGCTGAGGTCACCTGTCCCCAGGAACCTCTAGCCCCAGCCACTCCTGCTCCACCTCCACCCCCGCCTGCCCCTGTTTCTGCAGAGAGGCCATACAAATGCGCCGAGTGTGGCAAGGCCTTCAAGGGTTCTTCCGGGCTGCGCTACCACTTGCGGGATCACACGGGCGAGCGGCCCTACCAGTGCGGGGAGTGCGGCAAAGCCTTTAAGCGTTCCTCTCTGCTGGCCATCCACCAGCGCGTGCACACGGGCCTTCGAGCCTTCACCTGTGGTCAGTGTGGCCTCACTTTCAAGTGGTCGTCCCACTACCAGTACCACCTGCGACTGCACTCAGGTGAGCGGCCCTATGCCTGCAGCGAATGTGGCAAAGCATTCCGGAACACATCGTGCCTGCGGCGCCACCGACACGTGCACACTGGCGAGCGGCCGCACTCCTGTAGCGTGTGTGGCAAGAGCTTTGCACAGACCTCTAACCTGCGGCAGCATCAACGCGTGCACACGGGCGAGCGACCCTTCCGCTGCCCACTCTGCCCCAAGACCTTCACCCACTCTTCCAACCTGTTGCTGCACCAGCGCACCCATTCTGCTGAGCGCCCTTTTGCCTGCCCCATTTGCGGCCGTGGCTTTGTCATGGCTGCCTATCTGCAGCGGCATCTGAGGACGCACACCCCAGCCACAGCAGCCTCGGGCACCACTACTGCTCCACAGCCCCCTGCCCCATTGGCCGCAGCTCCAGCTCCACTGGCCGCCCAAGATGTTCATGTCCTCCCCAACCTACAGGCCACACTTTCCCTTGAAGTAGCTGGGACCACAGCTCAGGCTACACCCCCAGGCCAAGTCATCCCCAACTCCCAGACATTTCTCCTGGTACAGACTGCCCAGGGCCTTCAACTGATCCCTAGCAGTGTCCACCCCCCTACCCCTCCACCACCGCCTCCACCCCCCAAACTCATTCTGCTGCCTCCTGCTAATACTGGGGGTATGGGCAATGGTGCTGCGAGACAGGGCCCTCGGGCTGTGGGGAAAACTGGACAGGGGACAGGGGTAATGTGGTTTCCAGGCCCAAGTGGTCTGGGGATGCAGGGAGGGGGTAATGCAGGGGCTAGCGGGGGAAGCCAGAGCCTCATTGTTCTGCAGAATGTAGGGACTGGGGAGACAGGGTCACAGGAAGTGAGTGGGATTCAACTTCAGCCAGCACAGGAAGTGGCCACGGTCCAACTCCAGCCTGCACAAGAAGTGGCCACGGTCCAGCTCCAACCAGCACAGGAAGTGACCACGGTCCAGCTCCAGCCCCTGGCAGGCCAAGTCTCCAGTTCTAATGGAGGAGCTGTGGCTACGGACACTCCAAATCTGCTGGTGGTTCAGACTGGGGCTGCTGAAGAGTTGCTCGCCGACCCTGggcctggggaggtgggggacagCGAAGCCAGTGCCAGTGTGGTTCAGGATGTCCTGTTTGAAACGCTGCAGACAGATGAAGGGCTGCAGAGTGTGCTGGTGCTGAGTGGAGCTGATGGCGAGCAGACCAGGCTCTGTGTGCAGGAGGTGGAAACCCTTTCCCCTGGGCTGACAGAGCCAGCCGCCACTGCcccggcaggacagaaactcctcATCATTCGGAGCGCTCCCACTACCGACCTGCTGGAGAGCAGCAGAGCTGCAGGAGGCGCCGCGACCCTGCAGCTCCTGGCCCCACCAACACCTGGCCCCGCCTCTGCCCCTGTCGGGGTGCCCGTAGCTCCCACCTCCCAGATGGTACAAGTGGTCCCTGCAGTGGCTGGCTCGGGGGTCATGGCTCCCCAGAGCTTGCCCTCTATCCAGATTGTACAGACTCTGCCTGCAGTCCAGTTGGTACACACGTTTTGAAGAGACCTACTAGTACCTCCGTCTGCCACAaaccccctccactccctcccacccccccgcCGCACTAACTGTTCTCCTCAGCTGGGCTGGGGTCAGCCGAGTCAAGGGGGGCCGCTGGCTGGGCTTGCTAATAAAGACAGAGTCTCTTCTTGGTTTCGTTTTCATGGGGGAAGAGGATAGCCATGTGGCATAACTCCTGCCTAGGACCTGGAAGTCTTCATTCTTGCCACCGGCTCTGAGATGACGTACTTTGTACTCGGAGGCTAGCTGCTTCTCCAGGGTGCAGCTCAGTTCCCCcatcctttaaatttttaatgaagagttttattgtgtgtggggtgggttggggtggggtgggtacaCCTGTGGAGGTCGCAGACTTTGTGGGCGTCTGCCATGTGGATTTTCTTTTGGCAAGCTCTCTTACTCCCTGAACTATTTCTCTGGTCCTTTCCCatcctttagtgtgtgtgtgtgtccgtccgtcCGCGCAGATGCGTGTCACTGTGGTCACTGTAGTAGGGAGGAGCAGGGATCAAATTCCAGATTCTCCACTGCTTTCGTGTAAGTCAGTTTCACCTTTACCTCACCGGAAAGGTAGGTAGAGGGCTATTATTGATCCAAACGACACCCAGGTGCCACCGGGTTGAGATAAAGGTTCCTGCGGATGGGGATGCTCAGTACTGCTCCCGCTCCTACCCGGAAGACCCAGGCGCCAAAGAGACTAGGTTCGCAAGCaaaggctcctcctcctcctgaagTCGCTTAGGTCGCTTAGCAACGAAGGACCGGCTAGAAAGGAGCTGTGCTAACCCTCCACAGGCCGGCCCGGGTAAGAAACcctctctgtcccccacccccttcctccttccctatgGTTCTCCCACCGGCCTCCAGCAGGTCACTGCTCTTGCCTCGCCCTCGCAGTTTCCTCATtactcccaacccctgcccggtgGTGGGGGAAACTTGGCAACAGTTGCTAAGGCGCCGGCCCCGCCTCCAGTCGGGAGTGTGGACGTCACTTCCGCTGGTGACCCTTTCCTGACCCTGCTCCCCCCCCTTGCTGTCAAGGGATTCGAGCAACCCCGTCGAGGTGCTTGCAGGGCCCTGTTCCTGCTCGCCGCATGGGGACCACTGCAGGAGACGGGCTCctggagagtggggagggaacGAGTTTACAGACAGATGGCTGAATGCTTTCCCCGGAGTGGAGGATGATTCGGGGAGACTTTGAGCCCCAGTGGGTATAATAGGGGCGCCTGACCTGCCACTGTGGCAGCCCTCTTTGGCGGTGCTCCAGCGTCCTTGGTGATCTGGGAAATGCTGCAGTCCGTTCCTCCCAGGGCTCTGAGGACTCAGGTGCCCACCTAACACAGACCTACTTGTTTTCAGCAGGTGCACGACGCCAGCTCCCTTCTGGGGAGGGGGCGGCGGCCTGGGGGCTACCATGGCCCCCAACCACCTGTCAGTGCGGGAGATGAGGGAAGATGAGAAGCCCCTGGTGCTGGAGATGCTGAAGGTGAGAGGCCTGCAGGGGCACTAGTGAGCATGCGCAGCTCCTCAGGGACGTTCATTCAAAGTGGGTTCCACCTGCCCCGCCCACCTGCCTGCGCTCTCAGGGACCTCCCAAGGGGGAATATCTTTGCCTCGACTGTTTTCAAATGGTCCCTTATCTCTAGTTCCTTCTTAACACCTCAGCtgctatttttcaaaaaaaaaaaaaaaaaacagctggaaGGGTGTGGGGGCTGGATGTTCAGGCCTCCTGACCGCCAGTCGGCCTCACCAGCCCCCAAACGACAGATGTTCTCATCCCCCAGACCCTCCTGCGAAGAGCCCACGACCTCACTTTCCCTATCCTGTTAAGTCTTGTCTGGTGTTTTACCCTAGCATGCCCTCCATACTCATTGGCTCCAGGCCCTCCtggttcattcattcactcagccCTTCATACCCAGTGGGTCAGACTGGAACTACCCCAACAGCTGTCTTCTCTTCCCACATGGGAACCCTTCCTCGGGCGGTCCAATGTAACGAGTGGCTGAGCCCCTACTCCCACCCACAGGCTGGTGTAAAAGACACGGAAAACCGTGTGGCCCTCCACGCTCTGACACGTCCACCAGCCCTTCTCCTCCTGGCTGCAGCCAGCAGCGGCTTGCGCTTCGTCCTGGCTTCCTTCGCCCTGGCCCTCCTGCTGCCGGTGTTTCTGGCCGTGGCTGCCTTGAAGCTGGGCCTGCGAGCCCGATGGGGCTCTCTGCCTCCGCCAGGCGGTCTGGGGGGACCCTGGGTGGCTGTCCGCGGCTCCGGCGATGTGTGTGGGGTCCTGGCTCTGGCTCCTGGTGCCAATGTGAGGGACGGAGCCCGAGTCACCCGCCTCTCGGTCTCTCGGTGGCACCGTCGCAGGGGCGTAGGCAGGAGACTGCTGGCCTTTGCTGAGTCCAGAGCTCGAGCCTGGGCTGGGAGTGTGGGGGAGCCTCAGGCCCGGCTGGTGGTCCCAGTGGCTGTGGCTGCTTGGGGGCTGGCAGGGTTATTGGAGGCCTGTGGTTACCAGGCAGAGGGAGGTTGGGGCTGCATGGGCTATATGATGGTTAGAGAATTCAGCAAGGATCTGTGATTATAGACCATGCCCACTGGGGAGATGGGCATGAAACCGGCACCTAAAGAGCACctactctgtgccaggcactttAGATCCCCTCCCTCGGTGAAGAACTGAGGTTGCTGGATGCACATGCCCCGCAGTGGACCTGCCAGGTGCAGTAGGGTCTCTTCTTGGCAAACCCCAGGGACCGCTAGCGGTCACCCTGTCCACTCTTTGCCCCCTAGTCTGTAtacaatgaaaaaacaaacaaacctctggTTCTACAAAACCCctgttgtgtgtgttttaggtCTCGAAGGATATTTGGGGAGAGTGAGAGGCAGAGTTAAGAGTCTGTGACAGGGAACCCCCAAGGACAGATCTTCTGGAATGGGTGGGGCTGGGAGCACCGAGTTTCCAAGCCCATCTGTTTTTTTACCGTTTGTTAATAAAGCCTGAGACTTCTGcgtgtctgtctcctttctgaTGCCTTTTCCAGCTGCTCCCTCCGAACCCCCTCCTTCCGTCTGGCTCCTCCTCTCCAAAGTTGATGTTAATTGCTCGGGAAGGGGCGGTGCAGCAGTgcgctgggagaaggagaggcagaggcagtgagctcACAGCGGCCACCGGGCCCCTGCCAGGCCTTCTGAGTCATGCTCCCCATTACCACATTTTTTCCCCTTGCagctgcctggtgtgtgtgtgtgtgtgtgtgtgtgtgtgtgtgtgtgtgtgtgtgtgtacacccccTCCAGACTGAAGCCTTGACCCCTTGGTCTCCCTACCCTCCGTACCTTTGTTCTGAGAACTACTGAGTTTAGATACTCCTTCCTCAGATAGGGACTAGACGTTTCCCATGCAGATTTAACAGAGTGGGTATCAAATGGAGagagcctttttgtttgtttgttttccgttTCTTTTCTTAATCTAGGAAGTCCCTCCTAGTGTCTGGCTGCAGGCCTTCTTGCTACTGCAGGATTCCCCCCAAATCTGTCCACTTCCAGCCGCACTTCCCTGGCTGGATaacaagaggaggcaggagggtgtgCCCTCAGTCTTGTCCCCCCCAGAACCCAGGCAGGCCTGTCCCTTCCCAGAGCTGCCATCCCCATAAGCATCTTTGAGCACGTGGCCCTCTGGAGCCTGGCTGGCCGCCTCGCTCCAGTGTGGGTGTCTGCACTTGAACACCTCCCTTCTGCCTGCCCACCGCCCCCCCTCAGCCTCAGCTGCggccagccccctccccctcctgtccCCTGCTGCCTCCTTGCAGCCGTTCTCCCTCCTGGCAAAGCCTTCAGCCCAGCCTGCTCCTAGCTGTCCAGGGCGCCTCGGCAGCcggcttccctccctccttccctccttggctgcctcctcctcccttctcctaccctccttcccccttcaccCCCATCCCCTGCCCCGGACTCTGCAAACATGAGGGTCTTGGCCTGCCTCCTTGGTGAGTGACCAATTCCTGGGGGGTGAGTACCTTAGGGACCTGGACTTTCACCTCTGACCCTTCAGCTTGTCCAATTTAGGGACTCAGGCTTCAGGGAGCCAGTTCTGGCCCTTGGTGCTCTGGGATAGCCTGACATCTGGCTGGCCACCCTAACCCTCAGGGACCCAGCCTTTAGCGTGTCCTGCCTAGCAACCCAAGCGACCTGCCCTTTGTTGCACTGGCAGTTCTCACTGAggggggagagggtgggaggtATCACTCCCTACCATTCAATCTGGTCCCCAGCCCCATCTTCAAGGGTCAGGCATCTCTCTGGGGCCCCACCCGCCCCAGGGACCTGTAACTTATCCCAGCCTCCACCCAAAGTCCATTCTAGCCATGGGGTTTCTGACTCAGAGGTGTGAGGAATCAGTATGCCACTGGATCTGTATGCGACTGAACTTAAGCCTGGAGCATGCCCTGGGGAAAGGACCCCTCCCCTTTGACTCA is part of the Arvicola amphibius chromosome 8, mArvAmp1.2, whole genome shotgun sequence genome and encodes:
- the Znf628 gene encoding zinc finger protein 628, producing MASSHVDMAPASTTEGTEEKPGPTAPAPTPAAQYECGECGKSFRWSSRLLHHQRTHTGERPYKCPDCPKAFKGSSALLYHQRGHTGERPYQCPDCPKAFKRSSLLQIHRSVHTGLRAFTCGQCGLAFKWSSHYQYHLRQHTGERPYPCPDCPKAFKNSSSLRRHRHVHTGERPYTCGICGKSFTQSTNLRQHQRVHTGERPFRCQLCPKTFTHSSNLLLHHRTHSPAPGSIPTPAGETSRASTKVLVSDAYLQPRSPPAPQAPPPPPPPVVPELFLAAAETTVELVYRCDGCEQGFSSEEMLLEHQPCPGPAVAAQPQDAPAEMPQADPPLPQSPPATAGSPNFACLPCGKSFRTVAGLSRHQHSHGAASGQAFRCGSCDGAFPQLASLLAHQQCHVEEAAAGRPPPQAEAAEVTCPQEPLAPATPAPPPPPPAPVSAERPYKCAECGKAFKGSSGLRYHLRDHTGERPYQCGECGKAFKRSSLLAIHQRVHTGLRAFTCGQCGLTFKWSSHYQYHLRLHSGERPYACSECGKAFRNTSCLRRHRHVHTGERPHSCSVCGKSFAQTSNLRQHQRVHTGERPFRCPLCPKTFTHSSNLLLHQRTHSAERPFACPICGRGFVMAAYLQRHLRTHTPATAASGTTTAPQPPAPLAAAPAPLAAQDVHVLPNLQATLSLEVAGTTAQATPPGQVIPNSQTFLLVQTAQGLQLIPSSVHPPTPPPPPPPPKLILLPPANTGGMGNGAARQGPRAVGKTGQGTGVMWFPGPSGLGMQGGGNAGASGGSQSLIVLQNVGTGETGSQEVSGIQLQPAQEVATVQLQPAQEVATVQLQPAQEVTTVQLQPLAGQVSSSNGGAVATDTPNLLVVQTGAAEELLADPGPGEVGDSEASASVVQDVLFETLQTDEGLQSVLVLSGADGEQTRLCVQEVETLSPGLTEPAATAPAGQKLLIIRSAPTTDLLESSRAAGGAATLQLLAPPTPGPASAPVGVPVAPTSQMVQVVPAVAGSGVMAPQSLPSIQIVQTLPAVQLVHTF
- the Nat14 gene encoding N-acetyltransferase 14; amino-acid sequence: MAPNHLSVREMREDEKPLVLEMLKAGVKDTENRVALHALTRPPALLLLAAASSGLRFVLASFALALLLPVFLAVAALKLGLRARWGSLPPPGGLGGPWVAVRGSGDVCGVLALAPGANVRDGARVTRLSVSRWHRRRGVGRRLLAFAESRARAWAGSVGEPQARLVVPVAVAAWGLAGLLEACGYQAEGGWGCMGYMMVREFSKDL